CGAGCTCGGTGTCGCCGTCGGCCTGCAGCAGCACGGGGATGCCCCAGTCCTGCTGGTACAGGTGGCAGGCGGCGTGGTCCGGGATCTCGCCATCCTCTGTTTCCGGGCCGTCGCAGGCCGCGGCGCGCGCCGTAAGGTGCAGCACGCCCTCCGGGACGTCGGAGGCAAGCTCCAGCGTCCGCAGCAGGCCCACTGACGTTCCGCCACCGGCCACCAGCAGTTCGGGCGGAGTGGAGGAGATCTTCAGCTGGGTGGGGTCGCCCCAGCGGTCATCGAGCTTCTGCCCGGTGGGCGCGGTGAAGCGGACCGTGAGTTCCAGCAGGCCGGGAGCCACAGGGCTCTTCGGCCGGTGCGTCTGAGCTGCGCCTTCGTCCACTTGCTGGGCGTCCTTGGGAATGGGAACGTACACCAGCTGGTGCTTGTTGGCCTCCACCACCACAAGCAGCGGCTCGGCGCCGGCAACCTGCGTGTGGTCAACAATGACATCGGAGGGCTCGGACAGGCCACGGGCCAGTGTGGAAACGGTCCGGGACGCAGGGTCGTAGCGCCGCACGGCACCGTTGTAGGTATCTGCGATTGCCACTGAGCCGTCCGGCAGCACCGTTACACCGAGCGGGTGCTGGAGGCGCGCTTCGGAGCCTTCGCCGTCACGGAAGCCGAAGTCGAAGAGGCCCTTGCCCACCGCAGACTCCACGGTGACGGAACCGTCGTCGGCAACCACCAGCTTGCGCAGTGCCGAAGTTTCGGAGTCAGCCACCCAGATGTTTCCCTCGGCGTCCTCCGCCAGGCCGGACGGCTGGGCGAACCAGGCTTCGTGGGCGGGCCCGTCGAGGAGCCCTTCCAGCCCGTTGCCGGCCACAATCGCCACGGCGCCGGACAGCGGATCGAAGCTGAAAATCTGGTGGACACCGGCCATGGCAATCACAACAGCGCCGAGCTTCGCGGACCACACAACATCCCACGGCGAGCTCAGCGCAACGTCAAGCGGACTGTTGCCGAGCGAGCCGCCGAAGCCGGCGCCGTCCTCGTCAACCCGGGCAGGCCCGGTTTCCAGCAGTCGCTGCACACCGTTGCCGGCCAGCGTAGTGGCAGTCCCGTCTGCCAGGGACAGCCCCCGGAGCCGGTGGTTCACGGAATCGGCAATCACGACGTCGTAGCCCGTCTTTGCTGCCACATCTTCCGGCAGCAGGACAAGACCCTGCGGTTCGTTGAACTGCGCCGCGGCTGCATCTCCGATGCCGGCGCCGTCGGCGTATCCCTTGACGCCGGAGCCGAACGTCGCCACCTCAGTCTGGAAGTCGCCGGCCAGTTCCACGAGCCGGTGGTGACCGGTGTCCGTCACAAGCCAGGATCCGGCGTCGGACGCGTTACCCGAAGGGCCGCCGGCAACGGTAGCTGAATTGCCCGATCCCCGACCCGCCGGAAGGTAGAGGGCCTTGCCAGGGAAGCGCAGGGTTCCCGACGTCGGCTCCGGCGCCACATAGGGGCCGTCGCCGCGGTGAAGTGTCCCCTTGGCCTCGTGCTCGGCGATCAGTTCGGGAATGAGCACGGCGAGGCCGTCGGCGTGGCCTTCGCCGGAGAGGTGCGCCACGATGTAGCCCTCGGGGTCGATGACCACCAGGGTGGGCCAGGCCCGGGCCGTGTAGGCCTTCCACGTGTCCAGCTCTGGATCATCCAGCACGGGGTGGCGGATCTCGTAGCGTTCCACGGCCGCGGCAAGCGCCACGGGATCGGCCTCGTGCTCGAACTTGGGCGAGTGCACCCCCACGGTCACCAGGACGTCCGAGTACTGTGCCTCAAGCGGGCGCAGCTCATCAAGGACGTGCAGGCAGTTGATGCAGCAGAAAGTCCAGAAATCCAGCAGCACGATCTTGCCGCGCAAGGCTTCGAGGTCCAGGGACTTGCCGCCGGTGTTCAGCCAGTTGCGCCCCACCAGTTCGGAGGCGCGGACCCGGAGGTGGGTGCGTACGGTTTCGCTCATCAGCGTCCTTCCAGCTTTGGGTTGCGTTCAGCCAGCTTGGCGTCGCGTTCGGCCAGTTTGGCAAACATATCGTTGTAAGCGGTCAGATCGGCGTCGTTATTCCTGTCCGCCGCACGGTCGGTGCGCTTGGATTCCCGGTCGTCGGAACGGGACCACATGACGGCGACGCCGATCGCCACCAGAAGCGTCGGCACTTCGCCGATGCCCCAAGCCACCGCGCCGCCCATCTGCTGGTCCAGCAGCGCGGACGGTCCCCACGTGCGGCCGAGGTTGCCGAAGTAGTCCGCGGCCAGCAGCCCGGTTCCGCCCATGATGGCCACACCGAAGAAGGCGTGGAAGCCCATGGTGGCCAGCAGCAGAAGGAGCCGCATGGGGTACGGCGCCCGGCGGGGCAGCGGGTCCGTCCCCAGCATGCTGAGCACAAAGATGTAGCCGGTCAGCGCGAAGTGCAGGTTCATCAGCTCGTGGCCCACGTGGTCACGCATGGCGAAGCCGAAGGCGTCCGAGTAGTAGAAAAGCACGATCGAGCCGGCGAAGTTCGCCGCGGCAAACAAAGGGTGTGTCACCAGTTGGGAAAACTTCGAGTGCACAAACAGCAACAGCCATTCCCGCAGGCCCCTCGAGCCGTCCCCGCGCGCGGGCAGCGCGCGCAGCGCCAGCGTCACGGGAGCGCCGAGGACCAGGAAGATGGGCGCCACCATGGTCAGTGCCATATGGTCCACCATGTGCGCGGAGAACAGCACGCGCCCATAGACCGACGGCGGCCCGGACGTGATGAACGTCAGCACCAGCAGGCCGATCACCCAGTTGACGGACCGGAACCATTTCCATTTGTCGCCGCGCCGCCGCACCTTGGCCACACCAAGGAAGTACGCCGCAAGTCCGAAGAGCGCCACCGCGATCCAGAGCCAGTCCAGGCGCCATTCCGTGAGCCAGCGTTCGGGTGTCAGCTCAGGCGGCAGCTCGTAGCCTGTCAGGATGAACGCCGGAGACGCATCCGGGGCAAAGGTGGTGGGCTGCGGAGGAGCTGATCGGCTCAGGGCCACGGCGATGCCGGACGTGGCGCCCATGACCAGGAGCTCCACCAGAATCAGCTGCCACAGCACACGGCGCGATGACATGACTGACCCCGTGCGGCTGAGCTGCGGGATGACCCACTGCCTGTGCATTAAACCGATGCCTCCCAGCACCAACGCGGCCGCGGTCTTGGCCAGAACCAACTGGCCGTACGCTGAGCCGAACAGATCCGCCCAGTTTGTGATGCGGATGCTGGCGTTGATCACACCGGAGGCAAATACCAGGACGAAGGCGAAGCCGGCCAGCGCGGAGAATCTGCGGAGGGTGGGCTCGGTGATATCGGCCGGTCCGCCGGCCTTGCCGCCGGCCTTCGCCCCGGCTTTTCCGCCGGAAAGTATCCCGGAAAGCACGGCCAGCATGATGATGCCGCCCACCCAGGTGCAGACTCCCACCAGGTGCAGGCCCAGGGAGTTGATGGCGCCTTCGTGGTCATCCGAACTTGAGGAGTGGCCGATCAATGCCGTTGGCACCAGCCCGATCAGGGCCAATACAAGGGTGAGGGCCAGCCCGCTCAGGGAACGCACGCCGAAGAGCGCTGTGGTGACAATGGCCGCGATGATGGTCACCGTCAGCCAGGCCTGGCCGGTCTCGATGTCCGTCATGAAGTACACCAGGGCGCGGGTGAACTCTGCGTCCCCAGAAATCCCCTGCCCCGCCACGTCCGAGTATGTCAGCACCAGCACCGCAATGGCAGAGAGGGTCCAGACGGCACCGGCAGCTGCAGCTACGCCGAGGGCCCGGGTGAACGCCGGGTGCTCGGGGGATCCATTGTCCTTGGAACGCGAACCGCGCAGGCTCCTCGGCAGAATGCCGACGGCGAAGATCAGGCCGCCGATCACAGTGGCCAGGGAGACGTTGTGGATGGCCTTGCTGACGGGAAGGCCCCAGCGGACCAGCCAGCCCGGATCGGACACGGCACGCGAGGCGGCAGCCCCGGAGAACAGCAGGGCTGCTGTCAGCCCAAGCAGCAGGGCCACAAGGCCGGCGAGCTGCCACGGCCGGGGGATCCCGGCGGCATCGGCAGCGTAGCTCTGCACTCCCGTATCGGGGGCAGGCTCGGGGGCTGTGGCACGGGATTTTGCAGCTTGGGGCACCTGTCCATTGTCCGCTACCGGTGCCTGCGCAGCGAATCGGGGGTGAAACGCAAAAGGAGCGGCAACCCGAAGGTTGCCGCTCCAATCAAGCTGTGAAGAAGAAAACTACTTCTTCTTGGCTACAGCAGCCTTCAGCTTGGAGCCGGCGGTCAGCTTAACGCTGTGGCCTGCTGCGATCTGGATGGTCTCGCCGGTCTGAGGGTTGCGGCCGGTACGGGCTGCACGGTCGGTGCGTTCAACTGCGAGCCAGCCCGGGATGGTGATCTTCTCGCCGGCGGCGACAGAGGTCTCGAAAACCTCGAACAGTGCATCGAGCACGGAGTTGACGGCTGCCTGGCTGGTGCCGGCCTTGCCTGCTACCTCTGCAACAAGTTCACTACGGTTCTTAGCCATTTATGTCCTCCTGGACGGTCATGATTTCTGGAGCCTGAACGCGGCATGCGTACAAGCCACTGTTCGAAAACTTACCAGCTTGCACCGACGCGTACGGCAAATTCCGCGTGTTTCCGCGACTTTTTGACCAAAATCACCGGATTTCCGGGCGTTTTGGCCCGAATTTCGCCCAAAGCGGACGCCCCGGACGGTTTCCGGCGCCGGGATTCGGGCTCTGCGCGGCAGCTGGCGGGCCGGGCAACGCATCCATCCCCCTCTTGCATTTCTAAATGCAGATCCAAGGACGCACGACGGCGGCCGGCTGGCCTGGGTGGCGACACCAAGGCTTTGGCGAACCGGCTTGAGTTGGTGGCTCGTGGTGCTGCGGATTGGGTTGTTAAACGGGCGTGGCCCCGTCGCAGTGACGGGGCCGTGGAGTGTGAAGGGGTTGTGTTTTGTGTTGGGTGGTTAATGTGGGAGAGCCCCCGACCTGGTGGTTGGGGGCTCTCGACCTTTTTTTAATGGTTGTCCGGCGGTGACCTACTCTCCCACACCCTCCCGGGTGCAGTACCATCGGCGCTGTGGGT
This genomic interval from Micrococcaceae bacterium Sec5.7 contains the following:
- a CDS encoding NHL domain-containing thioredoxin family protein — its product is MSETVRTHLRVRASELVGRNWLNTGGKSLDLEALRGKIVLLDFWTFCCINCLHVLDELRPLEAQYSDVLVTVGVHSPKFEHEADPVALAAAVERYEIRHPVLDDPELDTWKAYTARAWPTLVVIDPEGYIVAHLSGEGHADGLAVLIPELIAEHEAKGTLHRGDGPYVAPEPTSGTLRFPGKALYLPAGRGSGNSATVAGGPSGNASDAGSWLVTDTGHHRLVELAGDFQTEVATFGSGVKGYADGAGIGDAAAAQFNEPQGLVLLPEDVAAKTGYDVVIADSVNHRLRGLSLADGTATTLAGNGVQRLLETGPARVDEDGAGFGGSLGNSPLDVALSSPWDVVWSAKLGAVVIAMAGVHQIFSFDPLSGAVAIVAGNGLEGLLDGPAHEAWFAQPSGLAEDAEGNIWVADSETSALRKLVVADDGSVTVESAVGKGLFDFGFRDGEGSEARLQHPLGVTVLPDGSVAIADTYNGAVRRYDPASRTVSTLARGLSEPSDVIVDHTQVAGAEPLLVVVEANKHQLVYVPIPKDAQQVDEGAAQTHRPKSPVAPGLLELTVRFTAPTGQKLDDRWGDPTQLKISSTPPELLVAGGGTSVGLLRTLELASDVPEGVLHLTARAAACDGPETEDGEIPDHAACHLYQQDWGIPVLLQADGDTELVLDLRGMD
- a CDS encoding cytochrome c oxidase assembly protein, which gives rise to MQSYAADAAGIPRPWQLAGLVALLLGLTAALLFSGAAASRAVSDPGWLVRWGLPVSKAIHNVSLATVIGGLIFAVGILPRSLRGSRSKDNGSPEHPAFTRALGVAAAAGAVWTLSAIAVLVLTYSDVAGQGISGDAEFTRALVYFMTDIETGQAWLTVTIIAAIVTTALFGVRSLSGLALTLVLALIGLVPTALIGHSSSSDDHEGAINSLGLHLVGVCTWVGGIIMLAVLSGILSGGKAGAKAGGKAGGPADITEPTLRRFSALAGFAFVLVFASGVINASIRITNWADLFGSAYGQLVLAKTAAALVLGGIGLMHRQWVIPQLSRTGSVMSSRRVLWQLILVELLVMGATSGIAVALSRSAPPQPTTFAPDASPAFILTGYELPPELTPERWLTEWRLDWLWIAVALFGLAAYFLGVAKVRRRGDKWKWFRSVNWVIGLLVLTFITSGPPSVYGRVLFSAHMVDHMALTMVAPIFLVLGAPVTLALRALPARGDGSRGLREWLLLFVHSKFSQLVTHPLFAAANFAGSIVLFYYSDAFGFAMRDHVGHELMNLHFALTGYIFVLSMLGTDPLPRRAPYPMRLLLLLATMGFHAFFGVAIMGGTGLLAADYFGNLGRTWGPSALLDQQMGGAVAWGIGEVPTLLVAIGVAVMWSRSDDRESKRTDRAADRNNDADLTAYNDMFAKLAERDAKLAERNPKLEGR
- a CDS encoding HU family DNA-binding protein — translated: MAKNRSELVAEVAGKAGTSQAAVNSVLDALFEVFETSVAAGEKITIPGWLAVERTDRAARTGRNPQTGETIQIAAGHSVKLTAGSKLKAAVAKKK